In Hoeflea ulvae, one genomic interval encodes:
- a CDS encoding 2-hydroxyacid dehydrogenase, whose translation MKIIRTDSELQTPHVDTALREQGHDLTLLPDGVSEAELTDAVRDADLILMCYTPITRRILEAAPRLKGIVKYGVGIDAIDIPAAIEHGIPVVNIPEYAEETVAEGAFALMIALARKMQPLGRAMQRDGWAWPEQRWLASDIAGKTVGIVGLGKIGKSFARMAGAGFRANVIAYNPGMSDAEFAAAGAAKREDLRQLLSESDFVSLHCTLNATTRGLIGEAELKAMKPSAYLINTSRGALVDEAALLRALEEAWIAGAGLDVFADEPLKRSGHPLSQLFALEQVIVSPHLTFYTEDAMRRLEHETLERCSEILSGKPTLVKSHDPRLRAQRKGVMFG comes from the coding sequence ATGAAGATCATCCGCACCGACAGTGAACTGCAAACCCCGCATGTCGATACCGCCTTGCGTGAACAGGGCCATGATCTCACTCTGCTGCCCGATGGAGTGAGCGAGGCGGAACTGACGGATGCGGTGCGCGACGCTGATCTGATCCTGATGTGCTACACGCCGATCACCCGCCGCATACTGGAGGCCGCACCGCGCCTCAAGGGCATTGTCAAATATGGCGTCGGCATTGACGCGATCGACATCCCGGCCGCCATCGAGCACGGCATCCCTGTGGTCAATATTCCCGAATATGCCGAGGAGACCGTCGCCGAAGGCGCCTTTGCGCTGATGATCGCGCTGGCCAGGAAGATGCAGCCGCTGGGACGCGCCATGCAGCGTGACGGCTGGGCCTGGCCCGAACAGCGCTGGCTGGCCTCCGACATTGCCGGCAAGACCGTCGGCATCGTTGGGCTTGGCAAGATCGGCAAGAGCTTCGCCCGCATGGCGGGAGCCGGGTTCCGGGCCAATGTGATCGCCTACAATCCGGGCATGTCCGACGCGGAATTCGCGGCGGCGGGCGCGGCAAAACGCGAGGACCTGCGGCAATTGCTGTCGGAAAGCGATTTCGTGTCACTGCATTGCACCCTGAACGCGACCACCCGCGGGCTGATCGGCGAGGCGGAGCTCAAGGCCATGAAGCCAAGCGCCTATCTGATCAACACCTCGCGCGGCGCGCTGGTCGACGAAGCGGCGCTGCTCCGGGCGCTGGAAGAGGCATGGATCGCAGGGGCCGGGCTCGATGTCTTTGCCGATGAGCCCTTGAAGCGCTCCGGTCATCCGCTGAGCCAGCTGTTCGCGCTCGAGCAGGTGATCGTCTCGCCGCATCTGACCTTTTACACCGAGGACGCCATGCGCCGGCTCGAGCATGAAACACTCGAGCGCTGCAGCGAAATTCTCTCCGGCAAGCCGACCTTGGTCAAATCCCATGATCCCAGGCTTCGGGCGCAACGCAAAGGGGTGATGTTCGGCTGA
- a CDS encoding putative 2-aminoethylphosphonate ABC transporter substrate-binding protein produces MNRLYLTAAISALCTSMAFAETELTVYTAVEAEDLARYAETFNQDHPDIKVNWVRDSTGVITAKLLAEKNNPQADMVWGLAATSLLVLKTEGMLEPYAPAGLDKLDPKFRDGDNPPSWVGMDAWVASVCFNTVEGEKLGLTAPTSWMDLTKPEYAGHVVMPNPASSGTGFLDVSSWLQIFGEEKGWEFMDGLHNNIAAYTHSGSKPCKMAASGETVIGVSFAFRGAKSKADGAPIDIIVPSEGIGWDMEASALIAGTANEEAAKTLLDWSITPKAMEMYNVGYAVVAIPGIAKPVEYFPEGITDAMIDNDFEWAANNRSAILEEWTNRYDTKSEPKG; encoded by the coding sequence ATGAACCGCTTGTACCTCACCGCCGCAATCTCGGCCCTCTGCACCAGCATGGCCTTCGCCGAAACCGAGCTGACCGTCTACACCGCCGTCGAAGCGGAAGACCTGGCCCGTTACGCCGAGACCTTCAATCAGGATCATCCCGATATCAAGGTCAACTGGGTTCGCGATTCCACTGGAGTTATCACCGCCAAGCTTCTGGCTGAAAAGAACAATCCGCAGGCCGACATGGTCTGGGGCCTGGCCGCCACATCGCTCCTGGTGCTGAAAACCGAAGGCATGCTGGAGCCCTATGCGCCCGCCGGTCTTGACAAGCTTGATCCGAAATTCCGCGATGGCGACAACCCGCCTTCCTGGGTCGGCATGGATGCCTGGGTCGCTTCCGTCTGCTTCAACACGGTTGAGGGCGAAAAGCTCGGGCTGACCGCGCCGACGAGCTGGATGGATCTGACCAAGCCCGAATATGCCGGCCATGTGGTGATGCCGAACCCGGCCTCCTCGGGCACCGGCTTCCTCGACGTCTCCTCCTGGCTGCAGATCTTCGGTGAGGAAAAGGGCTGGGAATTCATGGACGGGCTGCACAACAACATTGCCGCCTACACCCATTCGGGCTCCAAGCCATGCAAGATGGCGGCTTCCGGTGAAACCGTGATCGGCGTGTCGTTTGCCTTCCGCGGCGCCAAGTCCAAGGCCGATGGCGCACCGATCGACATCATCGTGCCGAGCGAAGGCATCGGCTGGGACATGGAAGCCTCGGCGCTGATCGCGGGTACCGCCAATGAAGAGGCGGCCAAGACGCTTCTTGATTGGTCGATCACGCCCAAGGCCATGGAAATGTACAATGTCGGCTACGCCGTTGTTGCCATTCCGGGCATTGCCAAGCCGGTGGAATATTTCCCCGAAGGCATCACCGATGCAATGATCGACAACGACTTTGAATGGGCTGCCAACAACCGCTCCGCCATTCTGGAAGAGTGGACGAACCGCTACGACACCAAGTCCGAACCCAAGGGCTGA
- a CDS encoding putative 2-aminoethylphosphonate ABC transporter ATP-binding protein — MILDKTGGAQATVADPAPYLQIKGLWKAFGDFLALKDINLDIQAGEFICFLGPSGCGKTTLLRAIAGLDPQTRGEICQGGVDISSLPPSRRDYGIVFQSYALFPNLTVARNIAFGLENTGRPKAEIAARVSELLTLVGLPEQADKYPAQLSGGQQQRIALARAIAINPGLLLLDEPLSALDAKVRVYLRHEIKDLQRKLGVTTIMVTHDQEEALSMADRIVVMNHGTVEQIGTPTEIYRHPATLFVADFIGETNKVASVLKNGKVALGDLALSTEATGIAEGANVTIAVRPEDVVPHSTEVMGEGGLNMLPVTITDMEFLGSFWRSHLRSPVLGDAPLIANFSINAVRRLDMKPGIDLVVELPAERVLVFPRGE; from the coding sequence ATGATCTTGGACAAGACAGGCGGGGCGCAAGCCACTGTTGCTGATCCCGCGCCCTATTTGCAAATCAAGGGTCTCTGGAAGGCCTTTGGAGATTTTCTGGCGCTCAAGGATATCAACCTCGATATCCAGGCGGGCGAATTCATCTGTTTTCTCGGACCCTCGGGCTGCGGCAAGACCACCTTGCTGCGCGCCATTGCCGGGCTCGATCCGCAGACCCGCGGCGAGATCTGCCAGGGTGGCGTCGACATTTCCAGCCTGCCGCCGTCGCGGCGCGATTACGGCATCGTCTTCCAGTCCTATGCGCTGTTTCCCAATCTGACGGTTGCCCGCAACATCGCTTTCGGCCTCGAGAACACCGGGCGTCCGAAAGCCGAAATTGCCGCCCGCGTCAGCGAATTGCTCACCCTTGTCGGTCTGCCCGAACAGGCGGACAAATATCCAGCACAGCTGTCTGGCGGCCAGCAGCAGCGCATCGCGCTGGCCCGCGCCATCGCCATCAATCCCGGCCTGTTGCTGCTTGATGAGCCGCTGTCGGCGCTTGACGCCAAGGTGCGGGTCTATCTGCGCCACGAGATCAAGGACCTGCAGCGCAAGCTCGGCGTCACCACCATCATGGTCACCCATGACCAGGAAGAAGCACTGTCGATGGCCGACCGCATCGTGGTCATGAACCATGGCACGGTCGAGCAGATCGGCACGCCGACCGAGATCTACCGTCACCCGGCAACGCTGTTCGTTGCCGATTTCATCGGCGAAACCAACAAGGTGGCCTCGGTTTTGAAGAACGGCAAGGTGGCGCTGGGCGATCTGGCGCTGTCGACCGAAGCAACCGGCATTGCCGAAGGCGCAAATGTGACCATCGCGGTGCGTCCGGAAGACGTGGTGCCGCACAGCACAGAGGTGATGGGCGAGGGCGGGCTCAACATGTTGCCGGTGACCATCACCGACATGGAGTTTCTGGGATCGTTCTGGCGCAGCCATCTGCGCAGCCCGGTGCTTGGCGATGCGCCCCTGATCGCCAATTTCTCGATCAACGCCGTACGCCGGCTCGACATGAAGCCGGGCATTGATCTGGTGGTCGAACTGCCCGCCGAACGTGTCCTCGTATTCCCCCGGGGGGAATGA
- a CDS encoding putative 2-aminoethylphosphonate ABC transporter permease subunit: MTDVSLPAGPAIKLKLDRDGVIKRLFMGVIALYLIVALALPLYTMLSKSFVTYSFELDRYEFQVSDEAGVFAAPPVTAEALNAQMGLLTADDLASNSDGRLSVTDFFPDFSFRSPVKYRLRGTTADAPYLVGLDLQNTTEWREYDSNTFRRINLRPVQSVGPQNYVEYFSNPALFSSIENSVFIAIVSTILTVVFAFGFAYALNRSCMRFKGFFRLVAMMPILVPSLLPGIALIYLFGNQGMLKSLLMGQSIYGPLGIVIGSVFFTFPHAMIIITTALSIADQRQYEAAESLRASRWRTFWTVTIPGARYGLISAAFVTFTLVITDFGLPKVIGGQYNVLAIDIYKQVIGQQNFEMGAVVSVILLIPAVLAFYVDRQVQKKQVSLLSARSVPYQPKPNRNFEALCLVWCGLMAVFIVGIIAICQYAALVKFWPYNLSLSLNNYAFDKMDGGGWAAYYNSIKLAGLTAVFGTLIVFTGAYMVEKIDGFKTGRGVFQFLAMLPMAVPGMVLGLAYIFFFNNPDNPLNFIYGTMIILVVSTVTHFYTVGHLTALTALKQIDAEFEPVASSLRQPFYRLFTRVTVPVCMPAILDISIYMFVNAMTTVSAVVFIYSTHTALASVAVLNMDDAGDIAPAAAMGMMIFYTNAGARLLHLFASKRILGRTQAWRLR; encoded by the coding sequence ATGACCGATGTCAGTCTGCCTGCCGGTCCCGCGATCAAGCTGAAACTCGATCGCGACGGGGTCATCAAGCGCCTGTTCATGGGCGTGATCGCGCTGTATCTCATCGTCGCGCTTGCCCTGCCGCTCTACACGATGCTGTCGAAAAGCTTCGTCACCTACAGCTTCGAACTCGACCGCTACGAGTTTCAGGTCAGCGACGAGGCCGGTGTCTTCGCCGCGCCTCCGGTCACCGCCGAAGCGCTCAACGCGCAGATGGGTTTGCTGACGGCTGACGATCTGGCGTCCAATTCGGACGGGCGGCTGTCGGTGACGGATTTCTTCCCCGACTTCAGTTTCCGCAGCCCGGTCAAATACCGGCTGCGCGGCACCACTGCCGACGCGCCCTATCTGGTCGGCCTCGATCTGCAGAACACCACCGAATGGCGCGAATATGATTCCAACACCTTCCGCCGGATCAACCTGCGCCCGGTCCAATCCGTCGGTCCGCAGAACTATGTCGAGTATTTCTCCAACCCGGCGCTGTTTTCCTCGATCGAGAATTCGGTGTTCATCGCCATCGTCAGCACCATATTGACCGTGGTCTTCGCCTTTGGCTTTGCCTATGCGCTCAACCGCAGCTGCATGCGGTTCAAGGGCTTTTTCCGGCTTGTCGCGATGATGCCGATCCTGGTGCCGTCGCTCTTGCCCGGCATCGCGCTGATCTATCTGTTCGGCAATCAGGGCATGCTCAAATCGCTGCTGATGGGCCAAAGCATCTATGGTCCTCTCGGCATTGTCATCGGCTCGGTGTTCTTTACCTTCCCGCATGCGATGATCATCATCACCACGGCGCTGTCGATTGCCGACCAGCGCCAGTATGAGGCGGCCGAAAGCCTGCGCGCCAGCCGGTGGCGGACCTTCTGGACCGTCACCATCCCGGGCGCCCGCTACGGCCTGATCTCCGCCGCCTTCGTCACCTTCACTCTGGTGATCACCGATTTCGGCCTGCCCAAGGTGATCGGCGGCCAGTACAACGTGCTGGCCATCGACATCTACAAGCAGGTGATCGGACAGCAGAATTTCGAAATGGGCGCGGTGGTCTCGGTGATCCTGCTGATCCCGGCGGTCCTGGCATTCTATGTCGACCGGCAGGTGCAGAAGAAACAGGTGTCGCTGCTGTCGGCCCGCTCGGTGCCCTACCAGCCCAAGCCCAACCGCAATTTCGAAGCCCTGTGTCTTGTCTGGTGCGGTCTGATGGCGGTCTTCATCGTCGGCATCATCGCCATTTGCCAATATGCCGCGCTGGTCAAGTTCTGGCCCTACAATCTCAGCCTCAGCCTAAACAATTACGCCTTCGACAAGATGGATGGCGGCGGCTGGGCGGCCTATTACAATTCGATCAAGCTCGCCGGGCTGACGGCGGTGTTCGGCACCCTCATCGTCTTCACCGGCGCCTATATGGTCGAAAAGATCGACGGCTTCAAAACCGGGCGCGGGGTGTTCCAGTTTCTCGCCATGCTGCCGATGGCGGTGCCGGGCATGGTGCTGGGACTGGCCTATATCTTCTTCTTCAACAATCCCGACAATCCGCTGAATTTCATCTACGGCACCATGATCATCCTGGTGGTCTCCACGGTCACCCATTTCTACACCGTTGGGCATCTGACCGCGCTGACGGCGCTCAAGCAGATCGATGCGGAATTCGAGCCGGTGGCCAGTTCGCTGCGTCAGCCGTTCTACCGGCTGTTCACCCGGGTCACGGTGCCGGTCTGCATGCCGGCGATCCTGGATATCTCGATCTACATGTTCGTCAACGCCATGACCACGGTGTCGGCGGTGGTGTTCATCTATTCGACCCACACGGCGCTGGCCTCGGTGGCGGTGCTGAACATGGATGACGCTGGCGACATCGCACCGGCTGCGGCAATGGGGATGATGATCTTCTACACCAATGCCGGCGCCCGGCTGCTGCACCTGTTCGCCTCGAAACGCATCCTTGGCCGCACCCAGGCCTGGCGCCTGCGCTGA
- a CDS encoding choice-of-anchor F family protein, which translates to MNKTMRHFTATVAQLALLLGASFPATSAEILNFDGPTGDGFVFSDVTEDVSPPGIKAVTVNPNNDDRLSGNGFSPSSGGSVTVLDYNCLMANSPITCDAEPGLGKRFKSRLTGPGVLDLSFSTGPSGGTTEYFAFGKTTNLTGARILDLSLVLGTGSGTNFQTATSASGISYDQLVALQPKATEWLTDAGILTAYQNYDGFTDANGTVYKTVDGAVTVGQNPTQRIFFPDGLFGDGGQESDIAFFNDKSAGFIAIQSADGSVVNGIELFNTYHIANFGNGLLSLNMAPTGMFWDDNNDPTDESALIAWNSPAAGGWIYGNVASTANLDARLEQLAAALGVAKADLAYSDGGAVPANIVALMEADGLFEAGTIEDLANLNLNFSLDVSDLVGEGFTLRIVPVYAPIVQAAGTPMQFAVAGAIDAANIPYLAADPGHQAMITQVMALPTRAQQQNAIEELGYSFLRTYMATGLATGREQVATLNSLGSIGDGPQGSTWSMTDTLSGFLSANGTVSSFDRTTNNIGFDLTSGSLWAGIESEVSSEFSLGALFGGFQTDATIDAGRGSLDSDGFGAGVFARGNNIWDHLNFQAMAGYQNLDFTSSRNVIPAGVTAQGETDADLWFGAITADWMTRFGAFEVGPTASLEYYDLSTKEFTETGAGIWNMTIGDQDDHVTIGRIGLKANYRVVTSSWDIGTYGHVAYAEQSGSAAVNSAKFAGLPQMSLPVDGLDSSSVDFGIGFKASPVSHDNLQFGVSYRGTVASNDTSNSVQVFAKVKF; encoded by the coding sequence ATGAACAAAACGATGCGCCATTTCACTGCAACTGTCGCGCAGCTGGCATTACTTCTTGGAGCTTCTTTTCCGGCAACAAGTGCCGAGATCCTGAACTTTGATGGCCCGACCGGAGACGGCTTTGTTTTCTCCGACGTCACGGAAGATGTTTCACCTCCCGGAATAAAGGCTGTCACGGTCAATCCGAACAACGACGACCGATTGTCCGGAAACGGGTTCTCACCTTCGAGCGGCGGGTCCGTGACCGTCCTTGATTACAACTGCCTGATGGCCAATTCGCCCATTACTTGCGATGCGGAGCCCGGCCTCGGCAAACGCTTCAAGTCGCGCCTGACCGGCCCCGGCGTGCTTGACCTGAGCTTCTCCACCGGTCCGTCCGGCGGCACCACCGAGTATTTTGCCTTCGGAAAAACCACCAACCTGACAGGCGCGCGCATTCTCGATCTGTCGCTTGTGCTTGGCACCGGGTCGGGCACGAATTTCCAGACGGCCACATCGGCATCAGGGATTTCCTATGACCAGCTCGTGGCCCTGCAGCCCAAGGCAACCGAGTGGCTGACCGACGCCGGGATTTTGACCGCGTATCAGAATTATGATGGTTTCACGGACGCCAATGGCACGGTCTACAAGACGGTTGATGGCGCCGTCACCGTGGGCCAGAACCCGACGCAGCGGATTTTCTTTCCCGACGGACTGTTCGGCGACGGTGGTCAGGAAAGCGATATTGCCTTCTTCAATGACAAGAGTGCCGGTTTCATCGCGATCCAGAGTGCCGATGGCTCGGTTGTGAACGGGATCGAACTGTTCAACACCTACCATATAGCCAATTTCGGCAATGGGCTTCTTTCGCTGAACATGGCCCCGACCGGCATGTTCTGGGACGACAACAACGACCCGACCGACGAATCGGCGCTGATTGCCTGGAATAGCCCCGCCGCGGGTGGCTGGATCTACGGCAATGTTGCGAGCACGGCAAATCTGGACGCGCGACTCGAGCAACTGGCGGCCGCGCTCGGCGTTGCCAAGGCGGATCTGGCCTATTCGGACGGCGGCGCGGTTCCTGCCAATATCGTGGCGCTGATGGAGGCGGACGGGCTGTTTGAAGCCGGCACCATCGAGGATCTGGCGAATCTGAACTTGAACTTTTCGCTTGATGTGTCCGACCTGGTCGGGGAAGGATTCACGCTCCGGATCGTTCCGGTCTATGCACCCATCGTTCAAGCGGCCGGGACGCCGATGCAGTTTGCGGTGGCCGGCGCGATTGACGCGGCCAATATTCCTTATCTGGCGGCTGACCCCGGACACCAGGCGATGATCACCCAGGTGATGGCGCTTCCGACACGCGCCCAGCAACAGAACGCGATCGAGGAGCTGGGCTACAGCTTCCTTCGCACCTACATGGCAACGGGACTGGCAACCGGCCGCGAGCAGGTCGCTACGCTCAACTCCCTCGGCAGCATCGGCGACGGGCCCCAGGGGTCAACATGGTCGATGACCGACACACTGAGCGGCTTCCTTTCGGCCAACGGGACGGTGTCCAGCTTCGACCGGACAACCAACAATATCGGCTTTGACCTGACCAGCGGCTCGCTCTGGGCCGGTATCGAGTCAGAGGTGTCCAGCGAGTTTTCACTGGGTGCCCTGTTTGGCGGATTCCAGACCGATGCGACCATCGATGCCGGGCGGGGGTCACTCGACAGCGACGGCTTCGGCGCGGGTGTCTTTGCGCGCGGCAACAATATCTGGGATCACCTGAATTTCCAGGCGATGGCCGGTTACCAGAATCTGGACTTTACCAGTTCGCGCAATGTGATTCCGGCCGGTGTCACTGCTCAGGGCGAGACCGATGCCGATCTGTGGTTCGGTGCGATCACGGCGGACTGGATGACCAGATTCGGCGCCTTTGAAGTGGGACCAACTGCTTCGCTGGAATATTACGACCTTTCAACCAAGGAATTCACCGAAACCGGCGCCGGCATCTGGAACATGACCATCGGCGACCAGGACGACCATGTCACGATCGGGCGGATCGGACTGAAAGCCAATTATCGCGTCGTCACCAGCTCCTGGGACATCGGCACCTACGGCCATGTGGCCTATGCGGAACAAAGCGGCAGCGCCGCGGTCAATTCCGCGAAATTTGCCGGATTGCCACAGATGAGCCTGCCGGTTGACGGTCTGGACTCCAGCAGCGTGGATTTTGGCATCGGCTTCAAGGCTTCTCCCGTGTCGCATGACAACCTTCAGTTTGGCGTGTCCTATCGCGGCACGGTGGCAAGCAATGACACCAGCAATAGCGTTCAGGTGTTTGCGAAAGTCAAATTCTGA
- the mgtE gene encoding magnesium transporter: protein MDHDEIYGEDGSIRQDYLTAIGAAIADRDILFLREHVMRLHESELGDLLESINVQQRHALVALLGNDFDFASLTEVDEAIRLQIIEALPNAGIAEALGELDSDDAVYILEDLDEEDQKEILAALPFTERVRLRRSLDYPEDTAGRRMQTEFVAVPPFWTVGQTIDYMRDEEDLPESFSQIFVIDPTFKLLGSVDLDRILRTKRQVRIEDVMEEARYRIDAEMDQEEAAQLFEQYDLLSAAVVDENERLVGVLTIDDVVDVIHQEADEDIKRLGGVGDEELSDSILSTVRSRFSWLLINLGTAILASGVISLFDATIEQMVALAVLMPIVASMGGNAGTQTMTVTVRALATRDLDIYNAGRIIRREAAVGLINGILFAVIIGVVAGGWFASPGLGGIIAAAMVVNMLAAALAGILLPLFLDKVGADPAIASAVFVTTVTDVVGFFAFLGLAGWWLSMA from the coding sequence ATGGATCATGACGAGATCTATGGCGAGGATGGCTCGATCCGGCAGGATTATCTGACCGCAATCGGGGCGGCGATTGCCGACCGCGACATCCTGTTCCTGCGCGAACATGTCATGCGCCTGCATGAATCCGAACTCGGCGACCTGCTTGAATCGATCAATGTCCAGCAACGCCACGCATTGGTTGCGCTGCTTGGAAACGATTTCGATTTCGCCTCGCTGACCGAAGTCGACGAGGCCATCCGGCTGCAGATCATCGAGGCGCTGCCCAATGCCGGGATTGCCGAAGCCCTGGGCGAGCTCGATTCCGATGACGCGGTCTATATTCTCGAAGACCTCGATGAGGAGGACCAGAAGGAAATCCTGGCGGCCCTGCCGTTCACTGAACGGGTGCGGCTGCGGCGCTCGCTGGATTACCCCGAAGACACTGCCGGGCGGCGGATGCAGACCGAATTCGTGGCCGTGCCGCCGTTCTGGACGGTCGGCCAGACCATCGACTACATGCGCGACGAGGAGGACCTGCCGGAAAGCTTCAGCCAGATCTTCGTCATCGATCCGACCTTCAAGCTGCTCGGCTCGGTCGATCTCGACCGCATCCTGCGCACCAAGCGCCAGGTCCGCATCGAGGATGTGATGGAGGAGGCGCGCTATCGCATCGACGCCGAAATGGACCAGGAAGAAGCAGCCCAGCTGTTCGAGCAGTACGACCTTCTGTCGGCCGCGGTGGTGGACGAGAACGAACGCCTCGTCGGCGTGCTGACCATCGATGACGTGGTCGACGTGATCCACCAGGAGGCCGATGAGGACATCAAGCGCCTGGGCGGTGTTGGCGACGAGGAGCTCTCCGACTCGATCCTGTCGACGGTGCGCTCGCGTTTCAGCTGGCTGCTGATCAATCTGGGCACCGCGATTCTGGCCTCCGGCGTCATCAGCCTGTTTGACGCGACCATCGAGCAGATGGTGGCGCTCGCCGTGCTGATGCCGATCGTGGCCTCGATGGGCGGCAATGCCGGCACCCAGACCATGACCGTGACCGTGCGCGCGCTGGCGACGCGGGATCTCGACATCTACAATGCCGGCCGCATCATCCGGCGCGAGGCCGCAGTCGGCCTGATCAACGGGATCCTGTTTGCGGTGATCATCGGCGTGGTTGCCGGCGGCTGGTTTGCAAGTCCCGGACTGGGCGGCATCATTGCCGCGGCGATGGTGGTCAACATGCTGGCCGCGGCGCTGGCCGGTATCCTGCTGCCGCTGTTTCTGGACAAGGTCGGCGCCGACCCCGCCATTGCCTCGGCCGTGTTCGTCACCACCGTCACCGATGTGGTCGGCTTTTTCGCATTCCTGGGACTGGCCGGGTGGTGGCTGTCGATGGCCTGA
- a CDS encoding MerR family transcriptional regulator, producing MDKYYTITELTREFGISTRTLRYYEDEGLVQPERRGRTRLFRSADRRLIQEILRGRRIGFTIAEIREIIQVYKDPPGEAGQLRLLMRKIEEKREDLRQKRKDIEETLLELDNIEESCLTRLAEIGVNT from the coding sequence TTGGACAAGTACTACACCATCACCGAATTGACCCGCGAGTTCGGCATTTCGACCCGGACCCTGCGGTACTATGAGGACGAGGGTCTGGTCCAGCCTGAGCGCCGCGGCAGGACCCGGCTGTTCCGCTCCGCCGACCGCCGCCTGATCCAGGAAATCCTGCGCGGGCGCCGTATCGGCTTCACCATCGCCGAGATCCGCGAGATCATACAGGTCTACAAGGACCCGCCCGGCGAGGCAGGGCAATTGCGGCTGCTGATGCGCAAGATCGAGGAAAAGCGCGAGGATCTGCGCCAGAAGCGCAAGGATATCGAGGAAACCCTGCTGGAACTCGACAATATCGAGGAATCCTGCCTGACTCGTCTCGCCGAAATCGGTGTCAACACCTGA